A window of Patagioenas fasciata isolate bPatFas1 chromosome 32, bPatFas1.hap1, whole genome shotgun sequence genomic DNA:
ccagcagggccagCGGGTCCCCCCGTGGGTCCCCCCGTgggtcccccagccccaggtGGCCCAGTTGCCCAACCAGGTGGCCCAGGCCGGCGGTGGCCGAGCCCAGAGCCCGGGTGACATCGGCCAGGGCCCGGCGGGCGCTGTCCCTGCGCTGCCGCTGCTCGCTCAGCCGCTGGGCACGGTCGGCAGCGCGGCGccgggacctggggacagggacatggggacacagggtcagccacaccaccctggggacagggacggggacacagggtcagcctggggacgggggacagggacatagggtcaccctggggacaggggacagggtcaCCCacactgccctggggacagggatggggacacagggacacccacaccaccctggggacagggacacagggtcaccctggggacgggggacagggacacccacaccaccctggggacagggatggggacacagggtcaccctggggacaggggacagggacacctcattgccctggggacaggggacagggtcaCCCacactgccctggggacaggggacagggacacagggtcagcctggggacaggggacagggtcaCCCACACCACccgggggacagggatggggacacagggacacccacaccaccctggggacagggacacagggtcaccctggggacgggggacagggacacccacaccaccctggggacaggggacagggacacccacaccaccctggggacagggacacagggtcaccctggggacgggggacagggacacccacaccaccctggggacaggggacagggacacccacaccaccctggggacagggatggggacacagggtcaccctggggacaggggacagggacacagggtcaccctggggacaggggtacaGGGTCACCCacactgccctggggacaggggacagggacacagggtcaccctggggacaggggacagggtcaCCCacactgccctggggacagggatggggacacagggacacccacaccaccctggggacagggacacagagtcaccctggggacaggggacagagacACCTcagtgccctggggacagggacaccacaccaccctggggacagggatggggacacagggtcacccacaccaccctggggacaggggacagggacacagggtcaGCCTAGGAACAGGGGTACAGGGTCACCCacactgccctggggacaggggacagggacacagggtcagcctggggacaggggacagggtcaCCCacactgccctggggacagggatggggacagagggtcaccctggggacaggggtacaGGGTCACCCacactgccctggggacagggatggggacacagggtcaccctggggacaggggtacaGGGTCACCCACACcaacctggggacagggacacagggtcaccctagggatgggggtacagggtcacccacaccaccctggggacagggacacagggtcaccctagggatgggggtacagggtcacccacaccaccctggggacagggacatgggacagggacagggtcaCCCTGGGAATAGTGTCACccacaccaccctggggacagggacacagggtcacccacaccaccctggggacagggtcacCCCATTGCCCTGGGAACAGGGTCACCCCAGGACAGGGgcacagtgtcacagtgtcacagtgtcacagtgtcacagtgtcacagtgtcacagtgtcacccccactgccctggggacagggacagggtcaCCCCCACCATCCTGCAACCCCAGGGGACAGTGtcatccccaccacccccacaCCCCCGTGTGGGGACAATGTCACCCCCCGCTGGGACCCCCACATGGGGACAgtgccacccccatgtcccccagcaccccagtgtCCCACCCCAGGGGACCCCAGTGTCCCAACGTTGTCCCACCCacaggaacccaggcgtccgggccctaTGGGACCCAAGTGTCCCATCCACGGGGACGCAGGGGACCCCACTGTCCCCGCTGctgtccccaccctgtccccactgacccctcccGCTGCCGCTCCCCGCCATAGCGCAGCCactgcagctgctcctccagcgcTGTCACCTCTGCCCGCAgctgtcccagggccaccgccTGTCCCTGCGCCAGCGCCGCCAGCGCCGGGGACACCGAGCGCtgcgggacacgggacacgggccgggtgtggggacaggggacatgggacatggggcacggggtgtggggacaggggacacgggacatgggccgggtgtggggacaggggacatgggacatggggcacggggtgtggggacaggggacacggatgtggggacaggggacacgggacacgggccgggtgtggggacatggggatgtggggataggGGACACGGGGCacgggcagggggatgtggggacaggggacgtaggtgtggggacatggggatgtggggacaggggacacagggacacgggtgtggggacaggggacacggggacatgggcaggggggtttggggatagGAGACATGagtgtggggacacgggacacagggacacgggcagggggacatggggacaggggacgtgggtgtggggacatggggatgtggggacaggggacacagggacacgggtgtggggacaggggacacggggacacgggcagggggatgtggggacaggggacatgggtgtggggacatggggatgtagggacaggggacacagggacacgggtgtggggacaggggacacggggacatgggcgggggggtttggggataggggacatgggtgtgggggcaggggacacggggacacgggcagggggatgtggggacaggggacgtgggtgtggggacatggggatgtagggacaggggacacagggacacgggtgtggggacaggggacacggggacatgggcgggggggtttggggatagTGGAcgtgggtgtggggacaggggacacagggacacgggcagggggatgtggggacagtggatgtgggtgtggggacatggggatgtggggacaggggacacagggacatgggtgtgggggcaggggacacggggtcatgggcagggggatgtggggacaggggacacggggacacgggtgtggggacaggggacgtggggacacgggcagggggatgtggggacaggggacgtgggtgtggggacatggggatgtggggacaggggacacagggacacgggtgtggggacaggggacacggggacatgggcagggggatgtggggacaggggacacgggtgtgaggacatggggatgtggggacaaggtcgtggggacaggggacatagggatggggggacatggggaggcgggcttggggacagggggacatgggaacaggaggatgtggggacagggggacatgaggatgtggggacatggggacacagggccatGGGGCAGAGTCCCCCCACCcctggggttcccggacgcctgggtcctcacctgggggctggtgctgccggggGGGTCGGGCAGGCAGGGGGGAGGCGAGGGGGGGGCGCTGGAGGGGGGTgtcggggggacactgggggggtccccCCCTTCCTGCCCCTGCTCCGGGGTCTCCTGGGGGGGGTCGGgctgggggacagagggacagcacagtctggttggggacagggacccccaggtccccccagccccccccttaCCCCCgaaccaccccatgtccccccccacccccgtgtGCCCCCCATATGTCCCAAGACCCCTCCAGACACCCCCCAACTCCTCCCCGACCCCCCCGGTCTCCCCGCTCCCCCCCCAAaccggggacaccgggaccccccagccccacgggaccCCCCCGTACCCTGTCCAGGCCGGgccccccccggcgccccccgtGTCGGGGACCGGGTGTCCGCGGTTGCCGCCGCTCCGGCCGCTGCCCCCGGTCCCGGGGCTGCTCCCCCCACTCCCGGGGCTGCTCCCCGCGGTCCGGTCGCTCTCCCAggccccggggctgctccccccGGTCCCGGAGCTGCTCTCCCCGGTCCGGTCGCTCTCCCCGGTCCCGGTGCCGCTCTCCCAGGTCCCGGAGCTGCTCGCCCCGGTCCCCGAGCTGCTGCCCCCGGTCCGATCGCTCTCCCAGGTCCCGGAGCTGCTCCACCCGGTCCGATCGCTCTCCCCGGTCCCGGTGCCGCTCTCCCAGGTCCCGGAACTGCTCGCCCCGGTCCCCGAGCTGCTGCCCCCCGTCCGATCGCTCTCCCAGGTCCCGGTGCTGCTCGCCCCGGTCCCGGCGCTGCTTCCCCCGGTCCGGTCGCTCTTCCAGGTCCCGGAGATGCTCCCCCCGGTCCCGGGGCTGCTTCCCCCGGTCCGATCGCTCTCCCAGGTCCCGGTGTCGCTTCCCCCGGTCCCGGGGCTGCTCCCCCGGCACCGGCCGATCCCGGTGCCCCCGGGCCCGCAGGTCCCgcagctgccgccgccgccgttcCAGCTCCGCCTCCAGCTGCTCCAGGCGGACCCGGGCGGCCCCGGTCTCCTCCTGCCCGGCCCGTCAGCACCGGCACCGGGGGGACAAccgggggacacccaggggacacccgggGGACGCCCAGGGGACACCCGGGGGACTCGGGACCCCCACCCGCGGGACACACACGGTGACCCCGCCCCCCcggggggacacagctggggatcCCCCCTCCCCACCAAGGGGATCCCCGCCCAGGGGGGACACACCGAGGGACCCCGGTGGTGCCACCCAGGGGTGACAAAGCCCGGTCAGGGTCCTGGCCCCACGTGGGTGcagggaggggctgggggcggggctgggggcggagCTGTGACCATACTGGGCGGGGCTGTGACCAGACTGGGCGGGACTGTGAACAGATTGGGTGGGACTGTAATCAGGCTGTGGGTGGAGCTGTGAGCAGACTGTGGGCGGGGCTGTAGTCAGGCTGTGGGCGGGGCTGTGACCAGACTGGGCGGGGCTGTGAGCAGATTGGGGGCGGGGCTGTGAGCAGATTGGGGGCGTGGCTGTGACCAGACTGTGGGTGGGGCTGTAACCAGATTGGGCGGGGCTGTGAACAGATTGGGCGGGGCTGTGAGCAGACTGTGGGCGGGGCTGTGAGCATATTGGGTGGGGTTGTGACCAGACTGGGCGGAGCTCTGACCAGAGTGGGCGGGGCTGTGAACAGATTGGGCGGGACTGTGAACAGATTGGGCGGGACTGTGAACAGATTGGGCGGGACTGTAATCAGGCTGTGGGCGGAGTTGTGAGCAGATTGTGGGCGGGGCTGTAATCAGGCTGTGGGCGGAGCTGTGACCAGACTGGGCGGGGCTGTGACCAGGATGTGGGCGGGGCTGTGACCAGGATGTGGGCGGGGCTGTGACCAGACTGAGCGGGGCTGTGACCAGACTGGGCGGGGCTGTTAACAGATTGGGCGGGGCTGTTAACAGATTGGGCGGGGTTGTAATCAGGCTGTGGGCGGAGCTGTGACCAGACTGGGCGGGGCTGTGACCAGACTGGGCGGGGCTGTGACCAGACTGGGCGGGGTTGTAATCAGGCTGTGGGCGGAGCTGTGACCAGACTGGGCGGGGCTGTGACCAGACTGTGGGCGGAGGTGCGATCAGACTgtgggcggggctgtgggcggagcttCGGGGCGGTGGGCGGGGCGTGCGGCGCTCACCTGCAGGTGCACCCCCAGGCGGCGATAAAGCGCAGTCACCCGCGCCACCTCCTCCGCGCGAAGCCGCAGCCGCTCCAGCCCCCCCCGCAgcgcctggggacacggggacacgggggtgacagcgcggggaggggggggggggatggtTAAGGTTAACACTGCGGGGATGGGGGGGTCGCACCTACCTGCTCCCGGTCGAGGTCCCGGTGCTggggagcggcgggggggcgcgggggaggTGGGGGGCGGGGCACCGCCACGGGGTGGGAGGGGCCCAGCGCGTCCAATCGGCGGCGCTGCAGCCACAGGCGCGCGCACAGCAGCGAACGCGCGCGCTGGGGGGGGCGAGGGGATGAGGAGGGGGTGGGCACCCCCTCCCCCCcgagacccccaggtcccctctGACCCCCACGACCCCTGTGACCCACTGACCCCTGTGATCCCTGGCCCATGTGACCCCTCGAATCCCTCCCGCccgtgaccccctgacccctgtgacccccccccgGCCCATGTGACCCCCCGGTCCCCCCACTCCctccccccccgtgaccccctgacccctgtgatcCCCTTGActccccccccgtgaccccccccgtgacccctgacCCCTCACCCCGCGCTCCTGCAGGCGCAGCAGCTCCCGGCCCTCGGGGCGCCgccgcagcagctccagcagggtcccCTCGTCACCCTGCGGGGTCAAGGGGGGAGTCACCCGGGGGGGGTCACCCAGGGGGTCTGGGCGTCCCGGGGGGGTCTCACCCACCGTCAGCGCCTGCGCCAGGTCCCGCTGCAGCTGCCGGTGCTGGGCCCGCAGCTCCCGGGCGgagaggggagctgggggggcaaaAACTcagacccccccgcaccccccagacgccccccggccccccaaatccctccccaTACCTGCGCCCTGGCCCGTCCCTCGGGGGGGCAGCGGCGGCcggggggggcagcgaggggccgcCATGGGGTCAGAGAGGGGGTCCGCACCCCCCAGGGGTCCTTTGGTACCCCCCAAGTTCTCCCCCGCCCCGCACACACGTGTTGGCCCAGCTCCCGCCGCACCCTTGTCTCTATGGCAACCGGACGCGCTGCGGCCCATTGGCTGCGTCGCCACACTCAAGATGGCGGCGCCCAGCAGGGCAAGACCAGCGGGGGCCGCCACACTCAAGATGGCAGCGGCGGCCGTACGCGGCCACCGCGCGTGGCGCGACAGGAAGTTCCTCCCCCGGCGCTTCCGGTTCCGCCGTGTGGACCCTGGACCGGCCGCGCGGTACCGGGGG
This region includes:
- the LOC139825962 gene encoding uncharacterized protein; amino-acid sequence: MVTAPPPAPPPAPPCTHEETGAARVRLEQLEAELERRRRQLRDLRARGHRDRPVPGEQPRDRGKRHRDLGERSDRGKQPRDRGEHLRDLEERPDRGKQRRDRGEQHRDLGERSDGGQQLGDRGEQFRDLGERHRDRGERSDRVEQLRDLGERSDRGQQLGDRGEQLRDLGERHRDRGERPDRGEQLRDRGEQPRGLGERPDRGEQPREWGEQPRDRGQRPERRQPRTPGPRHGGRRGGPGLDRPDPPQETPEQGQEGGDPPSVPPTPPSSAPPSPPPCLPDPPGSTSPQRSVSPALAALAQGQAVALGQLRAEVTALEEQLQWLRYGGERQREGSRRRAADRAQRLSEQRQRRDSARRALADVTRALGSATAGLGHLVGQLGHLGLGDPRGDPRGDPLALLEQTRAGLAALQRGPPRALRPPPSAPWQHLSRTPPEETPSHSSDEDAPPAMAPPSRAAIKRQSRLILEGRRGGRGGRGPPP